A single Thermococcus sp. DNA region contains:
- a CDS encoding DMT family transporter — protein MNGRLKITVSMLIWGSVGIFARFSNLSGLGVAFFRVSLGAILLLPILTGSRGWVSTLPSLVKAKWKPLLALGVALALNWVFLFTAFNYTTIANAVLVYYMAPIIATLISWRFLGERLTLKRWLLIGMAFAGLILIMSGQKVDLGNRDFVGILLAAIAAFFYSLIPNLGRFLRDVDGKTLTFLQLAIASVVLAPFIAASGVGEPVWWAVLVLVAVHTVLALFLYMDGLKEVEVNEAALLSYLDPMSAVVYAFLIFGEVPGIRTALGGALILLASLLDVKVRGS, from the coding sequence GTGAACGGAAGACTGAAAATCACTGTTTCAATGCTTATCTGGGGAAGTGTTGGAATATTCGCCCGCTTCTCAAACCTGTCGGGGTTAGGGGTTGCGTTCTTCAGGGTGTCACTCGGGGCCATCCTGCTGTTGCCCATCCTGACGGGCAGCAGGGGATGGGTCTCAACGCTTCCTTCACTTGTGAAGGCCAAATGGAAGCCCCTGCTCGCCCTGGGAGTCGCCCTGGCCTTAAACTGGGTATTCCTCTTCACCGCCTTCAACTACACCACCATAGCAAACGCGGTCCTCGTCTATTATATGGCCCCGATAATAGCGACCCTAATCTCGTGGAGATTCCTCGGGGAGAGGCTGACCCTGAAAAGGTGGCTCCTGATAGGAATGGCATTTGCCGGGCTCATCCTGATAATGAGCGGGCAGAAGGTCGACCTAGGGAACAGGGACTTTGTTGGAATCCTGCTGGCAGCGATAGCGGCTTTTTTCTATTCGCTGATTCCAAACCTGGGACGATTTCTGCGCGACGTGGATGGAAAAACCCTCACATTCCTCCAGCTTGCCATAGCATCAGTCGTATTAGCACCGTTCATTGCCGCATCGGGCGTTGGAGAGCCCGTCTGGTGGGCGGTTCTGGTTCTTGTGGCCGTGCACACCGTACTGGCACTCTTCCTGTACATGGATGGGCTGAAGGAAGTTGAGGTCAACGAGGCGGCCCTTCTGAGCTACCTTGACCCCATGAGCGCGGTGGTCTACGCGTTCCTGATATTCGGAGAAGTTCCGGGAATCAGAACGGCACTCGGAGGAGCGCTGATACTTCTGGCATCCCTGCTGGATGTTAAGGTGAGGGGGTCGTAG
- a CDS encoding DNA primase small subunit PriS — RATAPYAIYSSVALYEEPKSMGGWLGAELVFDIDAKDLPLRRCSHIHEHGQVCPICLEDAKELARDTLVVLKEDFGFENVHVVYSGRGYHIRVLDDWALALDGKARERILAYVSAAEELDYKKDVQSNKIMLSSGYYRVFRARFGYFLKRVSENHLRNFGLSERQIKDVLENRDKIYNDFVLNAKSPNIAFPSSLRRPPKKGIHKSGLMILLNSSSTFSKAYFDGRVTVDVKRILRLPSSLHSKVGLVATYIGSDERKLERFNPFRDAVPGFRKEEVREAYEEWLEEHGDEM, encoded by the coding sequence TGAGGGCAACGGCCCCATACGCGATATACTCAAGCGTTGCGCTCTACGAGGAGCCGAAAAGCATGGGTGGCTGGCTCGGGGCGGAGCTGGTCTTCGACATAGACGCGAAGGACCTGCCCCTGAGGAGATGCTCGCACATCCATGAGCACGGGCAGGTGTGTCCGATATGCCTGGAGGACGCAAAGGAGCTAGCAAGGGATACCCTTGTAGTCCTGAAGGAAGATTTCGGATTTGAGAACGTTCACGTCGTTTATTCCGGGAGAGGCTACCATATAAGAGTTCTCGATGACTGGGCACTTGCCCTCGATGGAAAGGCCAGGGAGAGGATACTGGCGTATGTAAGTGCTGCGGAAGAGCTTGATTACAAGAAGGACGTTCAAAGCAATAAAATAATGTTGTCCTCTGGGTATTACCGGGTGTTCAGAGCTAGATTCGGATATTTCCTGAAAAGGGTATCCGAGAATCACTTAAGGAATTTTGGGTTAAGTGAGAGGCAGATAAAAGATGTGCTCGAAAATAGGGACAAGATATACAACGACTTTGTTCTAAATGCAAAATCTCCCAATATTGCATTTCCATCCTCCCTCAGAAGACCTCCAAAAAAAGGAATACACAAAAGCGGATTGATGATTCTTCTGAACTCATCAAGCACCTTCTCAAAGGCCTACTTCGACGGCCGCGTTACGGTCGATGTCAAAAGGATCCTCCGCCTGCCCTCAAGCCTGCATTCCAAGGTGGGTCTCGTGGCGACGTACATCGGCTCGGATGAAAGGAAGCTCGAAAGGTTCAACCCATTCAGGGACGCGGTACCTGGGTTCAGGAAGGAAGAGGTCAGGGAAGCCTACGAGGAATGGCTGGAAGAGCACGGGGATGAGATGTGA